In a genomic window of Nodosilinea sp. E11:
- a CDS encoding VCBS domain-containing protein produces MRRTDHLSSSLNVVAQAISPQGQAPTCGTLAVFDARVPDLPILLNALVEDTIPYILDPNEDALLTITYLLSQTNARRLAIVAHGAPGVIHLGATPITQAQLQARSALLQEWVVEEIALYSCEVGEDRPFILALETITQAQVAATVGKVGATSQGGSWRLTNQNMPAPFNVNLLQDYTSVLSGERAALTLSGLYEVGDTISVVINGITLSYIITAADIAGTSDATLANIATQLSQLINSNSTVSSSVTANASAGSILVTSNIAGTAFSLSSFASNRAAVAQVSNVTLSGSYEVGDSISAVINGTTVSYTVLAADLGANSTVTLANVANKLSQAINANSTTGGVVTASAANGVISLTANTPGTAFSLSSSATNRAAVAQVSNVTLSGSYEVGDSISAVINGTTVSYRVLAADLGANSTTTLANVAAKLSQAINANGTTGGVVTASAANGVVSLTANTPGTAFNLSSSAANAIGVAQVDTVTFTGSAQGASRTATVTINGTQISYTAPTNVSAADMATALATRINSNSTLGTLVTATALDGVITITARTAGTALTTSATTGGTQLSAQQATLTQNVAPGADNTQNATASLVTAGAGAGADNTQSAAAGLVTENVSAGTDTSQAILLNFAPVLSGIAPLSYTDTSGNDVFTAFTGGLSAVDADAGTVLVHNINDGSTTSITIDGITYDVMRSGTYGILYLNSQTGQYTYIPTSEAINALPEGTNASESFDLTVSDGSLSDQKSLVVTFTGANDIAEIGEPTASSVTKDQDVDANGNLIATGTIDITDLDQGQAFFNTTVTSTEGNLGVLTLDANGAYTYSVGNSELQYLNAGQSKVETFIISSVDGTTKQISFTISGANTINRIIGTEFTDVMQTTAGSKWIETLGGDDVVVAYYSHLLSGDIIDGGEGDRDRFFLFSDSGVDQSGIQLTLDLRNSENQLTLPGISNFALKNFEQFDFSSFMGSLTVFTSDQGNRVTGAAGNDIMQGGSGNDFLFGGSGNDILYGGDGNDTLNGGLGADKLYGGKGDDIYIVDNAGDMIFENAGEGIDTVQSSISWTLGANLENLTLTGSSAINGTGNDLDNVIIGNGASNILIGGAGNNTLIGGGGNDTLRGGMGSDWLVGGTGNDLIYLGQNDGAVDTVVYHRGDGRDTLHDFERGRGGDLLEFRDIAAIDVVTTSTNTVFRLGDGTAGNTGFGTGTILMTLEGTTGFTEANIRDNITSNTTTQFLFT; encoded by the coding sequence ATGCGTCGCACAGATCATCTTTCCTCTAGTTTAAATGTAGTGGCACAAGCGATTTCCCCTCAAGGTCAAGCACCCACCTGTGGCACTCTAGCCGTCTTCGATGCCCGCGTTCCCGATCTCCCCATTCTGTTAAATGCCCTGGTCGAAGACACCATTCCCTACATTCTCGACCCAAACGAAGATGCCCTCCTCACCATTACCTACCTGCTTAGCCAGACCAACGCCCGGCGGCTGGCCATTGTGGCCCACGGTGCGCCCGGTGTCATTCACCTTGGCGCTACCCCCATTACCCAAGCGCAACTGCAAGCGCGATCGGCCCTCCTTCAGGAGTGGGTCGTCGAAGAAATTGCCCTCTACAGTTGTGAAGTAGGTGAAGATCGCCCTTTCATTCTGGCGCTAGAAACCATTACTCAGGCACAGGTTGCGGCCACAGTTGGGAAAGTCGGTGCGACAAGCCAGGGTGGCAGTTGGAGGTTGACCAACCAAAACATGCCCGCACCTTTTAACGTCAACTTGCTACAAGACTACACATCAGTTTTAAGTGGAGAGAGAGCGGCCCTAACCCTAAGTGGCCTTTACGAAGTTGGAGATACAATTTCTGTAGTCATCAACGGAATTACTCTTTCATATATCATCACCGCTGCTGATATCGCTGGCACCTCTGATGCGACCCTGGCCAATATTGCCACCCAGCTATCGCAACTTATTAACTCCAATAGCACTGTCAGTTCATCAGTAACTGCAAACGCCAGTGCCGGAAGCATTTTGGTGACATCTAACATCGCAGGGACTGCTTTTAGCCTCTCCAGTTTTGCTAGCAATCGAGCAGCGGTAGCTCAGGTGAGCAATGTCACCCTCAGCGGCAGCTATGAGGTGGGTGACAGCATTTCTGCCGTTATTAACGGCACGACAGTCTCTTACACGGTTCTTGCTGCTGATCTTGGTGCCAACAGCACAGTCACCCTGGCAAACGTTGCCAATAAACTCTCGCAAGCCATCAACGCCAACAGCACAACTGGCGGTGTTGTAACAGCTTCAGCTGCCAATGGCGTTATCTCTCTAACCGCTAACACCCCAGGGACTGCTTTTTCCCTCTCCAGTTCTGCTACTAATCGAGCAGCGGTAGCTCAGGTGAGCAATGTCACCCTCAGCGGCAGCTATGAGGTGGGTGACAGCATTTCTGCCGTCATTAACGGCACGACAGTCTCTTACAGAGTTCTTGCTGCTGACCTTGGTGCCAACAGCACAACCACCCTGGCAAACGTTGCCGCTAAACTCTCACAAGCCATCAACGCCAACGGCACAACTGGCGGGGTTGTAACAGCTTCGGCTGCCAATGGCGTTGTCTCCCTAACCGCTAACACCCCAGGGACTGCTTTTAACCTCTCCAGTTCTGCCGCGAATGCTATCGGTGTTGCTCAAGTCGATACGGTAACTTTCACGGGTAGTGCGCAGGGCGCATCGAGGACTGCGACAGTTACAATTAATGGCACGCAAATTAGTTACACTGCACCAACTAACGTGTCAGCCGCTGACATGGCTACAGCTTTAGCAACCAGGATTAATTCAAATTCAACCTTAGGGACACTGGTTACTGCCACTGCCCTTGACGGTGTTATCACCATTACCGCAAGAACAGCGGGAACAGCGCTCACTACGTCAGCTACAACCGGTGGTACTCAGCTATCAGCTCAACAAGCAACATTAACTCAAAATGTTGCACCTGGTGCAGACAATACCCAAAACGCTACCGCAAGTTTAGTGACTGCTGGTGCTGGGGCAGGTGCAGACAATACCCAAAGCGCGGCTGCTGGACTGGTGACCGAAAATGTCTCGGCGGGCACTGATACCAGCCAGGCAATTCTCTTAAATTTTGCTCCAGTACTTTCAGGAATTGCGCCTCTTAGTTACACAGATACATCCGGGAATGATGTATTTACTGCTTTTACAGGTGGTCTTTCTGCAGTTGATGCTGATGCTGGGACAGTACTGGTCCACAACATTAACGATGGAAGCACCACCAGTATCACCATTGATGGTATTACCTACGATGTAATGCGCAGTGGCACCTACGGGATCCTCTATCTCAATAGCCAAACCGGACAGTACACCTACATTCCGACTTCAGAAGCAATCAACGCATTACCAGAAGGTACTAATGCGTCTGAAAGCTTTGATCTCACTGTTAGTGATGGCAGCCTCAGCGATCAAAAGAGCTTAGTCGTTACGTTTACAGGTGCCAATGACATAGCGGAAATTGGTGAGCCCACGGCCAGTTCTGTTACTAAGGATCAAGACGTTGATGCCAACGGAAACCTAATAGCGACAGGTACCATTGATATTACCGACCTTGACCAAGGACAAGCGTTCTTTAACACCACCGTTACCAGCACTGAGGGCAATCTCGGTGTTTTAACCCTGGATGCCAACGGTGCCTACACTTATAGCGTAGGCAACAGTGAATTGCAGTACCTCAATGCTGGTCAAAGTAAGGTAGAGACTTTTATCATTTCGTCGGTTGATGGCACTACAAAGCAAATTAGCTTTACTATCTCCGGCGCAAACACCATTAACCGCATCATCGGCACCGAATTTACCGATGTTATGCAAACCACCGCTGGCTCTAAGTGGATTGAAACTTTGGGTGGCGACGATGTCGTGGTTGCTTACTACAGCCACCTCTTGTCAGGAGACATCATTGACGGGGGCGAAGGCGATCGCGATCGATTCTTCCTGTTTAGCGACTCGGGTGTAGATCAATCGGGTATTCAATTAACCCTTGACTTGAGGAACTCTGAAAATCAGCTTACGCTTCCTGGCATCTCTAATTTTGCCCTGAAAAACTTTGAGCAATTTGACTTTAGTAGTTTCATGGGCAGCCTCACGGTTTTCACCAGCGACCAGGGAAATAGAGTAACTGGCGCTGCCGGTAACGACATTATGCAGGGCGGCAGCGGCAATGACTTTTTGTTCGGCGGCAGCGGTAACGACATTCTGTATGGCGGCGATGGCAATGACACCCTCAATGGAGGACTTGGGGCAGACAAGCTCTATGGGGGCAAAGGAGACGATATCTACATCGTTGACAATGCTGGAGACATGATTTTCGAGAACGCAGGCGAGGGCATTGATACCGTCCAATCGTCTATCTCCTGGACCCTAGGAGCCAACCTAGAAAACCTCACCCTGACAGGCAGCAGCGCCATTAATGGAACAGGAAACGATCTAGACAATGTGATCATTGGCAACGGTGCCAGCAACATCTTGATCGGTGGAGCCGGTAATAACACCCTGATCGGTGGAGGCGGTAACGACACGCTACGTGGAGGCATGGGATCAGATTGGCTGGTTGGCGGCACGGGCAACGATCTGATCTATTTAGGCCAGAACGACGGCGCTGTTGACACCGTCGTTTACCACAGAGGAGATGGCCGAGATACCCTCCATGACTTCGAGCGAGGGCGGGGTGGCGACCTGTTAGAGTTCAGAGACATTGCGGCCATTGATGTCGTCACCACGAGCACCAACACCGTGTTCCGACTGGGCGACGGTACTGCGGGCAATACAGGCTTTGGTACAGGCACTATCTTGATGACTCTAGAAGGTACAACCGGATTTACGGAGGCCAACATCAGAGACAACATCACCTCCAACACCACAACCCAGTTTCTCTTCACCTAA
- a CDS encoding AbrB family transcriptional regulator has product MAVKDREALTGKDLLAKVKENDGLTKRELARECGYYTVSKDGQTRVALAEFYDALLAAKGIQLEPQKSADGRGREASYTLTVHKNGQIVIGAAYTQEMGLKSGDEFKIKLGYKHIHLVKLDDEGNEDEA; this is encoded by the coding sequence ATGGCCGTAAAAGATAGAGAAGCGTTAACTGGTAAGGATCTTCTAGCAAAGGTTAAAGAGAACGATGGGTTGACCAAGCGGGAACTGGCTAGAGAATGCGGTTATTATACTGTGAGCAAAGATGGGCAGACCCGTGTAGCTCTGGCTGAGTTCTACGATGCCTTACTAGCGGCTAAGGGCATTCAGCTTGAACCCCAGAAAAGTGCAGATGGTAGAGGCCGAGAAGCGTCTTATACCCTAACCGTTCACAAGAATGGTCAGATTGTAATTGGGGCAGCCTATACCCAAGAGATGGGTCTGAAGTCTGGCGATGAGTTCAAAATTAAGCTGGGCTATAAGCATATTCACTTGGTCAAACTGGATGATGAGGGCAATGAAGACGAAGCTTGA
- a CDS encoding class I SAM-dependent methyltransferase has product MVQTSINLKTAPGHQVLAAAGKQTLRPGGYGATEQLLSWANLQPGETVLELAASFGYSAIALAQRYGVRVVGIEKNPDSVAQARANVAKAGLSDQVTIREGDIFHLDQVPETFDCVLAEAILTMQSASGKAKILAGVRDRLKPGGRFLSHELLANGPNPEVIHSDLAAAIRVNAQPLSSDNWIDACRQAGLPVQHYATGPMTLLNPQHIAQEEGLPTLLTIGWNLLTRPVIRDRILTMQQVFLRHANHLGYIILCTQKP; this is encoded by the coding sequence ATGGTTCAAACATCGATCAACCTCAAGACAGCTCCTGGCCACCAGGTTTTAGCCGCCGCTGGTAAGCAGACACTGCGACCCGGTGGCTATGGTGCTACCGAGCAACTGCTGAGCTGGGCAAACCTGCAACCGGGAGAAACGGTGCTAGAGCTAGCCGCCAGTTTTGGCTACAGTGCGATCGCTCTGGCCCAGCGCTATGGCGTGCGCGTCGTCGGCATCGAGAAAAACCCCGACAGTGTCGCCCAGGCCCGTGCCAATGTCGCAAAGGCCGGACTGAGCGACCAAGTCACCATTCGCGAAGGCGATATTTTTCACCTCGATCAGGTGCCAGAGACCTTCGACTGCGTTCTGGCCGAAGCCATTCTCACCATGCAGTCGGCCTCCGGCAAAGCCAAAATTCTAGCGGGCGTGCGCGATCGCCTCAAGCCCGGTGGTCGTTTCCTCAGCCACGAACTGCTAGCCAATGGCCCTAACCCTGAGGTTATTCATAGCGACCTAGCCGCCGCCATTCGCGTCAACGCCCAACCCCTCTCCAGCGATAACTGGATCGACGCCTGCCGCCAGGCTGGACTCCCTGTTCAGCACTACGCCACTGGCCCCATGACCTTGCTTAACCCACAACACATTGCCCAAGAAGAAGGCCTGCCGACCCTGCTCACTATCGGATGGAACCTGCTTACCCGACCAGTCATCCGCGATCGCATCCTCACCATGCAGCAGGTCTTTCTCCGCCACGCCAACCACCTTGGCTACATCATCCTATGCACCCAAAAGCCTTAA
- a CDS encoding cupin domain-containing protein, translating into MLITSPTPTIQLNDHIQFPDSGVLSKVIWKDATCQYSLFCLAAGTEISEHTSTRNATVHMIAGNGTLTLESQPIALEPGVFIFMAANAPHALEATTSLAFILTLSSEN; encoded by the coding sequence ATGCTGATCACCTCACCCACTCCCACAATCCAACTCAACGATCACATTCAATTCCCCGACTCCGGCGTTTTAAGCAAAGTTATCTGGAAAGACGCCACTTGCCAATACAGCCTTTTCTGCTTGGCCGCCGGAACCGAAATCTCAGAGCACACCTCCACCCGCAATGCTACCGTTCATATGATCGCGGGCAACGGCACCCTTACCCTAGAAAGTCAGCCCATTGCCCTAGAACCCGGCGTGTTTATTTTTATGGCAGCCAATGCTCCCCACGCACTGGAAGCTACAACTAGTCTCGCCTTCATACTGACCCTATCCTCAGAAAATTAG
- a CDS encoding DUF389 domain-containing protein, whose amino-acid sequence MTRRYRYLKMLARVRRKKRKLWLSNSGDWQWLVSKPTSVASLNRLLWRESVPSLSFFVMLTLSGVISTLGLLAGSTATVIGAMIIAPLMGPIIGIAYAIAISNRRLMKRAGLTLIWGTLATVSSATLIAGLLGLQPLTDEILLRTEPTLIDLMVAIAAGAAGAFAKSRKHVADAFPGVAISVALVPPLSVMGIGLSQFDQDVFLGSTLLFVTNLTGIIFSGILVFLWQRYGTLQRAQGGIVLSALIMGVIGIPLGLSLNNLLVQSNSRAQVDSFIRNELPISSKAELQGVDLQQDNGLLKITLNFAAPPNAITVTDVTQSQLFLEEHLNQPVDLILRVVPVEEFLVPASPRAILHNPDSQKVNP is encoded by the coding sequence ATGACCCGGCGATACCGATATCTAAAAATGCTAGCCCGAGTGCGCCGCAAGAAGCGCAAGCTGTGGCTGAGCAACAGCGGTGATTGGCAGTGGTTAGTCAGTAAACCGACATCAGTAGCCAGCCTCAATCGGTTGCTGTGGCGAGAATCAGTACCCTCCCTCAGCTTTTTTGTCATGCTGACCCTATCGGGGGTCATCTCAACGTTAGGGTTACTAGCGGGCAGCACCGCGACCGTGATTGGGGCCATGATAATTGCCCCGCTCATGGGGCCAATTATCGGCATTGCCTACGCGATCGCCATTTCCAATCGTCGTTTAATGAAACGGGCCGGGTTGACATTGATATGGGGTACGCTGGCGACGGTATCAAGCGCCACACTGATCGCCGGTCTCCTAGGGCTGCAACCTCTAACCGACGAAATTCTTCTACGCACAGAACCCACTCTGATTGACCTGATGGTGGCAATAGCAGCGGGGGCAGCGGGGGCCTTCGCTAAATCGCGTAAACACGTAGCCGATGCTTTCCCAGGCGTAGCAATCTCAGTGGCCCTAGTGCCGCCTTTAAGCGTCATGGGCATTGGGCTATCCCAGTTTGATCAAGATGTATTCCTAGGCTCTACCCTGCTGTTCGTGACTAACCTAACGGGCATTATCTTCAGCGGTATTTTAGTCTTCCTGTGGCAACGCTATGGCACCCTACAACGCGCCCAAGGTGGCATTGTGCTATCAGCGCTGATTATGGGAGTAATTGGCATTCCGCTAGGGCTTTCGCTCAACAATCTATTGGTGCAATCCAACTCCCGCGCACAAGTAGATAGTTTTATCCGCAATGAGCTTCCTATATCCAGCAAAGCAGAATTACAGGGCGTTGACTTGCAACAAGACAACGGTTTGCTCAAGATCACCCTCAACTTTGCCGCCCCACCCAACGCGATCACAGTAACAGATGTTACCCAGTCCCAGCTTTTTTTAGAAGAACATCTCAATCAGCCAGTTGACCTGATTTTGCGGGTAGTGCCAGTAGAAGAATTTTTAGTGCCAGCCAGTCCTCGAGCCATCTTGCATAACCCCGATTCCCAAAAGGTCAATCCGTAG
- a CDS encoding NACHT domain-containing protein: protein MALLESAIGGIAKTVIETAIKTGGAVAGQIKGAYSETQAKQKAFEAAQNYVQRYEANQCQVKVMPGLMKEPLPLEDIYTAVKLLDDESIQFFAAVDDLEATYRAKGRRSFGSSESPRQDGIQVANAEQYLMVLGGPGIGKSTFLRKIGLEALRKNGQIQRDCIPVLIELKELRNQAVDLKQKIAAEFATCGFPEAEAFTEASLAQGKLLVLLDGLDEVPTQNLNRVVEHIEKFVDAHSTNAFVASCRIAAYRGSHGTFFKRFTDVTLAELDDEQIEQFIRRWFRSALDLDAGVANNYWALLQKDEHKATKELAQTPLLLAFLCLVYDSKQVLPTKLSTLYGEALDILLSEWSAQKRLEQDPIYEGFHPDLEKVLLGQIAYESFEQDQLFFLKDDVTRRISEFLADTLDAPKYLDGAAVLRAIERQQGILVERATKIYSFSHLTLQEYLTAFHIKEEGLDTELIAHHLTAGRWREVFFLVAGLQGNKAIQLLHAIEEAARAYVEPHVRLIKLIRWSNTCTVNSSGQFSLLAKRAVAIASAISIDIAGNISIARSIARVSTSDISINIVITIAIDIAAAIASARADYVVASGVKAIVRAIPSSSLLTEIFSSPKSLQLPSELKRMSKIAPTFKAPNQAWQHWADELEALWLDALGLTREALTFDLEEAIALQNYLYATELLLRCKEAAIRIPKQAWAELEDRLLTYPS, encoded by the coding sequence ATGGCATTGCTCGAAAGTGCGATCGGCGGAATTGCAAAAACGGTGATCGAAACTGCCATCAAAACAGGCGGAGCCGTGGCTGGCCAGATCAAAGGAGCCTACAGCGAAACCCAAGCCAAGCAAAAAGCCTTTGAAGCCGCGCAAAACTATGTGCAGCGCTACGAAGCCAACCAATGCCAGGTCAAAGTCATGCCGGGGCTAATGAAAGAGCCTCTACCCCTCGAAGACATTTACACCGCTGTCAAACTGCTAGACGATGAGAGCATTCAATTCTTTGCCGCAGTTGATGATTTAGAAGCAACCTACCGCGCCAAGGGTAGACGTAGCTTTGGGTCTAGCGAATCTCCACGGCAAGACGGCATTCAGGTTGCCAATGCCGAGCAATACCTGATGGTGCTGGGCGGCCCTGGTATTGGCAAATCGACATTCCTGCGCAAAATCGGCCTAGAAGCGCTGCGCAAGAATGGGCAGATTCAGCGAGACTGCATTCCGGTGCTGATTGAGCTAAAGGAATTGCGGAATCAAGCTGTTGACCTCAAGCAAAAGATCGCCGCCGAGTTTGCCACCTGCGGCTTTCCAGAGGCAGAGGCTTTTACCGAAGCTTCGTTGGCCCAGGGCAAACTGCTAGTGCTGCTGGATGGGCTAGACGAAGTGCCCACCCAAAACCTCAACCGCGTAGTTGAGCACATCGAGAAATTTGTCGATGCCCACAGCACCAATGCCTTTGTGGCCTCTTGCCGCATTGCCGCCTATCGCGGTAGCCATGGCACCTTCTTCAAGCGCTTTACTGATGTTACTCTGGCAGAATTAGACGACGAGCAGATTGAGCAATTCATTCGTCGCTGGTTTCGTTCAGCCTTAGACCTAGATGCTGGCGTTGCCAATAACTATTGGGCACTGCTACAGAAAGACGAACATAAAGCTACTAAAGAGCTTGCCCAAACGCCGCTGCTGCTTGCTTTTTTATGCTTAGTATATGATTCGAAGCAGGTATTGCCAACCAAACTCAGCACTCTATATGGCGAAGCTTTAGATATTTTGTTGTCGGAATGGTCGGCTCAAAAGCGCTTAGAGCAAGACCCCATTTACGAGGGTTTTCATCCCGATCTAGAAAAGGTACTTCTTGGCCAGATTGCTTACGAGAGCTTCGAGCAAGATCAGCTTTTCTTTCTCAAAGACGACGTTACCCGGCGCATTAGCGAGTTTTTGGCTGATACCCTAGATGCACCCAAATACCTGGATGGAGCCGCCGTTCTACGAGCTATCGAGCGCCAGCAGGGCATTTTAGTAGAGCGCGCTACTAAAATCTATTCGTTCTCGCACCTAACGCTGCAAGAATATCTCACTGCTTTTCACATCAAAGAAGAAGGTCTAGACACTGAACTGATCGCCCATCACCTAACCGCTGGCCGCTGGCGAGAGGTGTTTTTCCTGGTGGCGGGGCTACAGGGCAATAAAGCAATCCAGCTTCTTCATGCGATTGAAGAGGCAGCGCGTGCCTATGTTGAACCGCATGTAAGACTGATAAAACTGATTCGCTGGTCTAATACCTGTACGGTAAATTCATCAGGACAATTTAGTCTTCTTGCCAAACGAGCAGTGGCTATTGCCAGCGCCATTTCTATCGATATTGCTGGTAATATCTCTATTGCTAGGAGCATAGCCAGAGTCAGCACTAGCGACATTTCTATCAACATCGTCATCACAATTGCCATAGATATTGCTGCCGCCATCGCCAGCGCCAGAGCTGATTACGTTGTGGCTAGTGGGGTCAAAGCCATTGTTAGAGCTATTCCCAGCAGCAGCCTATTGACCGAAATATTCAGCAGCCCTAAATCTTTACAGCTTCCAAGCGAGCTCAAACGTATGTCCAAGATCGCCCCTACCTTCAAAGCTCCAAATCAGGCTTGGCAGCATTGGGCCGATGAACTTGAGGCACTGTGGCTAGATGCTCTAGGTCTTACCCGAGAAGCATTGACGTTTGATTTAGAAGAAGCTATAGCCTTACAAAATTATCTCTACGCCACAGAGCTTTTACTGCGGTGCAAGGAGGCTGCCATTCGCATACCCAAGCAAGCCTGGGCCGAACTTGAAGATCGCTTGCTCACCTACCCCAGCTGA
- a CDS encoding REP-associated tyrosine transposase has translation MDYRRFYQPGGSYFFTVVTERRQPLLVDHIDRLRVAFRHGMEQYPFSIDGIVVLPDHLHTLWRLPDGDADFSRRWMVIKRKFSAGLKAEVTSTSQKLKREKGVWQRRFWEHCIRDEADWNQHMDYIHYNPVKHGYCTTPADWPYSSFRRSVEWGLYPADWGASPLSKLLCDELEFE, from the coding sequence ATGGATTACCGACGCTTTTACCAACCTGGGGGCTCATACTTTTTCACAGTCGTTACTGAAAGGCGACAGCCTCTACTGGTTGATCATATTGATCGGCTGCGGGTGGCTTTTAGGCATGGCATGGAGCAATACCCGTTTAGTATTGACGGAATTGTGGTGTTGCCTGACCATTTGCATACCCTATGGCGTTTACCAGACGGAGACGCTGACTTTTCGCGTCGGTGGATGGTAATTAAACGCAAGTTTTCGGCAGGGCTAAAAGCTGAAGTGACCAGTACCTCCCAAAAACTCAAGCGAGAGAAGGGTGTTTGGCAACGGCGATTCTGGGAGCATTGCATCCGAGATGAGGCAGACTGGAATCAGCACATGGACTACATTCACTACAACCCGGTCAAGCATGGGTATTGCACAACACCTGCCGACTGGCCCTATAGCTCTTTCAGGCGATCAGTCGAGTGGGGTCTGTATCCGGCTGATTGGGGAGCAAGTCCTTTGTCAAAACTCCTATGTGACGAGTTGGAGTTTGAGTAA
- a CDS encoding spore photoproduct lyase family protein translates to MPEQVLFTPAALDEPWGQRILERVQAHNLPVDFLKQNRLSGLRGDTERETYAIAKRTLAVVTAPAGQLKLTPIPPSADWQFHLAQGCPAHCQYCYLAGSLQGPPVIRVYANLPQILDNLKHYESADRLTTYEVSCYTDPLGIEHLTGSLAECIRYFGDRDRARLRWVSKFDSVDDLLTLPHRGHTRCRFSINAASVSRRLEGGTASVAERLQAIRQLALPVERGGGGYPVGFVIAPIMPIEGWQDEYSQLLEAAASALDFDCDLTFELISHRFTPGSKGVLEQWYPNSSLDLDESTRTTKRNKFGGTKYVYDKDTMTELRTFFESAIARWFPQGKILYWT, encoded by the coding sequence CTGCCAGAGCAGGTTTTGTTTACCCCCGCCGCCCTAGATGAACCCTGGGGGCAGCGCATTTTAGAGCGGGTGCAGGCCCACAATCTACCGGTAGACTTTCTCAAGCAAAACCGCCTGAGCGGTCTGCGAGGGGATACCGAGCGCGAGACCTATGCGATCGCCAAGCGCACCCTGGCCGTAGTCACCGCCCCGGCGGGCCAGCTTAAGCTGACGCCGATTCCGCCCTCGGCTGACTGGCAGTTTCACCTGGCCCAGGGCTGCCCGGCCCACTGCCAATACTGCTACCTGGCGGGCAGTTTGCAGGGGCCGCCCGTGATCCGAGTCTATGCCAACCTGCCGCAGATTTTAGACAACCTGAAGCACTACGAGAGCGCTGACCGACTCACCACCTACGAGGTCAGTTGCTACACCGATCCCCTGGGCATTGAGCACCTGACTGGCAGCTTGGCTGAGTGCATTCGCTACTTTGGCGATCGCGATCGTGCCCGCCTGCGCTGGGTGTCAAAGTTTGACTCGGTTGACGACCTGCTAACTCTGCCCCACCGGGGCCACACCCGCTGCCGCTTTAGCATCAATGCCGCTTCGGTATCGCGGCGGCTAGAGGGGGGCACTGCCTCGGTGGCCGAGCGGCTCCAGGCCATTCGCCAGCTGGCGCTGCCGGTAGAGCGGGGCGGCGGCGGCTACCCGGTGGGCTTTGTGATCGCCCCGATTATGCCGATTGAGGGCTGGCAAGACGAGTACAGCCAGCTGCTAGAGGCCGCCGCCAGTGCCCTCGACTTTGACTGCGACCTCACCTTTGAGCTGATTTCCCACCGGTTTACCCCTGGGTCTAAGGGGGTGCTAGAGCAGTGGTACCCCAACAGCAGCCTTGACCTCGACGAGTCAACCCGTACCACCAAGCGCAACAAGTTTGGCGGCACTAAATATGTCTACGACAAAGACACCATGACCGAGCTACGCACCTTTTTTGAATCTGCGATCGCGCGCTGGTTTCCCCAGGGCAAAATCCTCTACTGGACTTAG